The genomic stretch AAGCGTAAGCGTCAACTGCGCGGTAGCAGCTTGCTGCATCCGTCTGACGTGGCAAAAGTCGAGCGCATGCTGCGCCTTCGTTAATTTTAGTCAAGAATAGAGGAAGTAACTCATGGCTCGTGTAAAGCGTGGCGTCATTGCCCGTAAGCGTCACAAAAAAATTCTGAAACTTGCTAAAGGCTACTACGGTGCACGTTCGCGCGTATTCCGTGTTGCCAAGCAAGCGGTAATCAAGGCAGGCCAATACGCCTACCGTGACCGTCGTCAGAAAAAACGTCAGTTCCGCGCTCTGTGGATCGCTCGTATCAACGCTGGTGCTCGTGTTAACGGTCTGTCCTACAGCCGTTTCATCGCTGGCCTGAAAAAAGCGTCCATCGAGATCGACCGTAAGGTTCTGGCTGATCTGGCAGTGAACGAAAAAGCGGTGTTTGCCGCGATTGTCGAGAAAGCTAAAGCCACCTTGGCTTAAGTACCCCCGACAGTCACCCGGCCTCACCTCTGTGGGGTCAGGTGGTAAACGTCATAAATAGGGGAAGAGCCTTCAAGCTCTTCCCCTATTTTGTATCTGGAGTCTGTACATGGAAAACCTGGATGCGCTGGTCTCTCAAGCACTAGAGGCTGTGCAAAGCGCTGAAGATATCAATGCCCTGGAGCAAATCCGGGTTCAATACCTTGGCAAAAAGGGTGAATTGACTCAGGTGATGAAGACCCTGGGGAATTTGCCGGCAGAGGAGCGTCCGCAAGTCGGCGCCCTGATCAACGTTGCCAAGGAACGTGTCACAGGCGTTCTCAATGCGCGCATGGCTCTGTTTGAGGAAGCCGAACTTACTGCCAAACTGTCCGCCGAGTCCATTGACGTAACCCTGCCGGGCCGTGGCCAGACCTCCGGTGGTTTGCATCCGGTAACCCGGACTCTGGAACGTATCGAACAGTTCTTCACCCGTATCGGCTACGGCATTGCCGAAGGCCCTGAGGTCGAAGACGATTATCACAACTTCGAGGCGCTCAACATCCCAGGCCATCACCCGGCCCGGTCGATGCACGACACCTTCTATTTCAATGCGAACATGCTGTTGCGCACCCATACCTCGCCGGTACAGGTCCGCACCATGGAATCGCAACAGCCGCCGATCCGCATCGTCTGCCCAGGCCGTGTGTATCGCAGCGACTCCGATATCACCCACTCGCCTATGTTCCACCAGGTCGAAGGCCTGCTGGTCGATCGCGACATCAATTTCGCCGACCTGAAAGGGACTATCGAAGAGTTCCTGCGGGTGTTCTTCGAAAAAGAACTGGCGGTGCGTTTCCGTCCTTCCTACTTCCCGTTCACCGAGCCATCCGCTGAAGTCGACATGGAATGCGTGATGTGCAGCGGTAAAGGTTGCCGCGTCTGCAAGCAGACCGGCTGGCTGGAAGTGATGGGCTGCGGCATGGTTCACCCGAACGTGCTGCGCATGTCCGGGATTGATCCGGAAGAGTTCTCGGGCTTTGCCTTCGGCATGGGCGTCGAGCGTCTGGCCATGCTGCGTTACGGCGTGAACGACTTGCGTCTGTTCTTCGACAACGACTTGCGGTTCCTCGCGCAATTTCGCTAGTCGTAACGAATTCTTAGGAGAGCAGGATGAAATTCAGTGAACAATGGCTGCGTGGCTGGGTTAGCCCGCAGGTAAATCGCGACGAGCTGGTTGCTCGTCTGTCGATGGCCGGTCTTGAGGTCGATAGCGTTACGCCGGCCGCCGGTGCATTCAGTGGTGTGGTGGTGGGCGAGGTACTGAGTACCGAGCAGCACCCTGACGCCGACAAGCTGCGTGTTTGCCAGGTCAGCAATGGCACGGAAACTTTCCAGGTCGTGTGCGGTGCGCCAAACGTGCGTCCGGGCCTGAAGATTCCGTTCGCAATGATC from Pseudomonas allokribbensis encodes the following:
- the rplT gene encoding 50S ribosomal protein L20 yields the protein MARVKRGVIARKRHKKILKLAKGYYGARSRVFRVAKQAVIKAGQYAYRDRRQKKRQFRALWIARINAGARVNGLSYSRFIAGLKKASIEIDRKVLADLAVNEKAVFAAIVEKAKATLA
- the pheS gene encoding phenylalanine--tRNA ligase subunit alpha codes for the protein MENLDALVSQALEAVQSAEDINALEQIRVQYLGKKGELTQVMKTLGNLPAEERPQVGALINVAKERVTGVLNARMALFEEAELTAKLSAESIDVTLPGRGQTSGGLHPVTRTLERIEQFFTRIGYGIAEGPEVEDDYHNFEALNIPGHHPARSMHDTFYFNANMLLRTHTSPVQVRTMESQQPPIRIVCPGRVYRSDSDITHSPMFHQVEGLLVDRDINFADLKGTIEEFLRVFFEKELAVRFRPSYFPFTEPSAEVDMECVMCSGKGCRVCKQTGWLEVMGCGMVHPNVLRMSGIDPEEFSGFAFGMGVERLAMLRYGVNDLRLFFDNDLRFLAQFR